The proteins below come from a single Streptomyces sp. MRC013 genomic window:
- a CDS encoding ABC transporter permease translates to MFRTALRNVLAHKARLLMTVLAVMLGVAFVSGTLVFTDTLNRAFTRQAAKSYDDVAVSIASHPDPGEARGEPGLSRAVLDRISAVPGVASVTGRVEGFAGVPDRDGRLIGVEWSNKGSNFAPGKDGRDARYAFVEGGGPVAAGQIALDRETAAKGRYEVGDTVRVATNGPVRTFRLQGVFTTDDGAVGAGGSLVLFDTGTAQSLFLKPGYFAEATVTAAPGADDDRILAAIEPLLPEHAGAQTGEELSVQQAEEIEEGMSAFNQVFLGFAGIALFVGVFLIANTFTMLVAQRTKEVALMRAVGASRRQITRSVLAEAGIVGLVASTAGYLLGIALAVGLRSGMAAFEVKVPDGPLVLGVVPVLSALGVGLLVTVLAAWLPGRRAAKIPPVAAMNSVHAAPTQKSLVLRNSIGGGLAAIGSGVIVLGAAKAGDLGRLLVSGGAFLALVGVIMLIPLLSRPLIAAVRPLLVGVFGVSGKLAGQNAVRNPRRTGATASALAIGLTLVTGLSVLGVTVGRSLDQATTDQIKADYMVRMAGGGSLDPSVLTALEKTRGVTAVSPEQASRMELGGKPAFVSAVTPGDVEEVLKIEPTAGSLDSLARGQIAVARKTAESRGWKVGGTVAVTYGDGEKGTLTVGAVYRDSEFLSPVLIDRKVVAPHDPEPYIPSVFVSVEGGASAANEKALARSLGNNPAVDFMDHKDIRDSFGGVINMMLNIMYGLLAMALLIAVLGVVNTLAMSVFERQQEIGMLRAIGLDRRRVKRMVRLEAVVISLYGAVVGVALGSFLGWAVGETVRDSLPGYTLTLPWDRIGLFLLLAGLVGVLAAMWPARSAAKLNMLSAIKAE, encoded by the coding sequence ATGTTCCGTACCGCCCTGCGCAACGTGCTCGCGCACAAGGCCAGACTGCTGATGACCGTCCTCGCCGTCATGCTCGGCGTGGCCTTCGTCTCCGGCACCCTCGTCTTCACCGACACCCTGAACCGGGCCTTCACCCGGCAGGCCGCCAAGAGCTACGACGACGTCGCCGTCTCCATCGCCTCCCACCCGGACCCCGGGGAGGCGAGGGGGGAACCGGGCCTCTCCCGCGCCGTGCTCGACCGGATCTCCGCCGTGCCGGGGGTCGCCTCCGTCACCGGCCGCGTCGAGGGCTTCGCCGGCGTCCCCGACCGGGACGGCAGGCTGATCGGCGTCGAGTGGTCCAACAAGGGCTCCAACTTCGCCCCCGGCAAGGACGGGAGGGACGCCCGGTACGCCTTCGTGGAGGGTGGCGGCCCCGTGGCCGCCGGCCAGATCGCCCTCGACCGGGAGACCGCCGCCAAGGGCCGGTACGAGGTCGGCGACACCGTCCGCGTCGCCACCAACGGCCCCGTGCGGACCTTCCGCCTCCAGGGCGTCTTCACCACCGACGACGGCGCGGTCGGCGCCGGCGGCAGCCTCGTCCTGTTCGACACGGGGACCGCGCAGAGCCTCTTCCTCAAGCCCGGTTACTTCGCGGAGGCCACCGTCACCGCCGCGCCCGGCGCGGACGACGACCGGATCCTCGCCGCGATCGAGCCGCTGCTCCCCGAACACGCCGGGGCGCAGACCGGCGAGGAGCTCTCGGTGCAGCAGGCCGAGGAGATCGAGGAGGGGATGAGCGCCTTCAACCAGGTCTTCCTCGGGTTCGCCGGCATCGCCCTGTTCGTCGGCGTCTTCCTGATCGCCAACACCTTCACGATGCTCGTCGCGCAGCGCACCAAGGAGGTCGCGCTGATGCGGGCCGTCGGCGCGTCCCGCCGGCAGATCACCCGCTCGGTCCTGGCGGAGGCCGGCATCGTCGGCCTCGTCGCCTCGACCGCCGGCTACCTGCTGGGCATCGCGCTCGCCGTGGGACTGCGCTCCGGCATGGCGGCGTTCGAGGTGAAGGTGCCGGACGGCCCGCTCGTCCTCGGTGTCGTGCCCGTGCTGTCCGCGCTCGGGGTCGGCCTCCTGGTCACGGTGCTCGCGGCGTGGCTGCCGGGCCGTCGCGCGGCGAAGATCCCGCCGGTCGCCGCGATGAACAGCGTGCACGCCGCGCCCACGCAGAAGTCGCTGGTCCTGCGCAACAGCATCGGCGGCGGCCTGGCCGCCATCGGCTCCGGCGTGATCGTGCTCGGCGCCGCCAAGGCCGGCGACCTCGGCCGGCTCCTCGTCTCCGGGGGCGCGTTCCTCGCCCTGGTCGGCGTCATCATGCTGATCCCGCTGCTGTCGCGGCCGCTGATCGCCGCCGTACGGCCGCTGCTCGTCGGGGTGTTCGGCGTCTCCGGCAAGCTCGCCGGGCAGAACGCCGTCCGCAACCCGCGCCGCACCGGCGCGACCGCCTCGGCGCTGGCCATCGGGCTCACGCTGGTCACCGGCCTGTCGGTGCTCGGCGTCACCGTCGGCCGGTCCCTCGACCAGGCGACCACCGACCAGATCAAGGCGGACTACATGGTCCGCATGGCCGGCGGCGGCTCCCTCGACCCGTCCGTGCTGACCGCGCTGGAGAAGACCCGCGGCGTCACCGCCGTCTCGCCGGAGCAGGCGTCCCGCATGGAGCTCGGCGGGAAGCCCGCCTTCGTCTCCGCCGTCACGCCCGGCGACGTCGAGGAGGTCCTGAAGATCGAGCCGACCGCCGGCTCGCTCGACTCGCTGGCGCGCGGCCAGATCGCCGTGGCCCGCAAGACCGCCGAGTCGCGCGGCTGGAAGGTCGGCGGCACCGTCGCCGTCACGTACGGCGACGGTGAGAAGGGCACGCTGACCGTCGGCGCGGTCTACCGGGACTCCGAGTTCCTCTCGCCGGTCCTGATCGACCGGAAGGTCGTCGCCCCGCACGACCCCGAGCCGTACATCCCCTCCGTCTTCGTCTCGGTGGAGGGCGGGGCCAGCGCCGCCAACGAGAAGGCGCTGGCCCGGTCCCTGGGGAACAACCCGGCCGTCGACTTCATGGACCACAAGGACATCCGCGACTCGTTCGGCGGCGTCATCAACATGATGCTGAACATCATGTACGGCCTGCTGGCGATGGCTCTGCTCATCGCCGTGCTGGGAGTGGTCAACACCCTGGCCATGTCGGTCTTCGAACGGCAGCAGGAGATCGGCATGCTCCGCGCGATCGGCCTGGACCGGCGCCGGGTGAAGCGGATGGTCCGCCTGGAGGCCGTGGTGATCTCGCTGTACGGCGCGGTCGTCGGCGTCGCCCTCGGGTCGTTCCTCGGCTGGGCGGTCGGGGAGACCGTCAGGGACAGCCTGCCGGGGTACACGCTGACCCTGCCGTGGGACCGGATCGGGCTCTTCCTCCTGCTCGCCGGCCTGGTCGGCGTCCTGGCCGCGATGTGGCCGGCGCGCAGCGCGGCGAAGCTGAACATGCTGAGCGCCATCAAGGCCGAGTAG
- a CDS encoding acetyl-CoA C-acetyltransferase, whose translation MPEAVIVSAARSPIGRAHKGSLKDLRADELTATIVQAALAKVPELDPRDIDDLMLGCGLPGGEQGFNMGRIVAVRMGMDHLPGCTVTRYCASSLQTTRMALHAIKAGEGEVFVSAGVETVSRYAKGNSDTLPDTRNPFFAEAQARTAATAERGAREWHDPREDGLVPDAYIAMGQTAENLALLKGVSRREMDEFGVRSQNLAEQAIADGFWEREITPVALPDGTVVGKDDGPRAGVTLEGVQALKPVFRPDGRVTAGNCCPLNDGAAALVVMSDAKARELGLTPLARIVSTGVSALSPEIMGYGPVEASRRALAHAGLTVGDIDLVEINEAFAAQVIPSYKDLGIPLDKVNVNGGAIAVGHPFGMTGARITTTLINSLQYHDKQFGLETMCIGGGQGMAMVIERLS comes from the coding sequence ATGCCCGAAGCCGTGATCGTCTCAGCCGCCCGTTCCCCCATCGGCCGGGCCCACAAGGGCTCGCTGAAGGACCTGCGGGCCGACGAGCTGACCGCCACGATCGTCCAGGCCGCCCTCGCCAAGGTCCCCGAGCTGGACCCGCGGGACATCGACGACCTCATGCTCGGCTGCGGCCTGCCCGGCGGCGAGCAGGGCTTCAACATGGGCCGCATCGTCGCCGTGCGGATGGGCATGGACCACCTGCCCGGCTGCACCGTGACCCGCTACTGCGCCTCGTCCCTGCAGACCACGCGCATGGCCCTGCACGCCATCAAGGCCGGGGAGGGCGAGGTGTTCGTCTCCGCGGGCGTCGAGACCGTCTCGCGGTACGCGAAGGGCAACTCCGACACCCTCCCCGACACCCGCAACCCGTTCTTCGCCGAGGCGCAGGCCCGCACCGCGGCCACCGCCGAGAGGGGCGCCCGGGAGTGGCACGACCCGCGCGAGGACGGCCTGGTGCCGGACGCGTACATCGCGATGGGCCAGACCGCCGAGAACCTCGCCCTGCTGAAGGGCGTCAGCCGCCGGGAGATGGACGAGTTCGGCGTGCGGTCGCAGAACCTCGCCGAGCAGGCCATCGCGGACGGCTTCTGGGAGCGCGAGATCACCCCGGTGGCCCTCCCCGACGGCACCGTCGTCGGCAAGGACGACGGCCCCCGCGCGGGCGTCACCCTGGAGGGCGTACAGGCGCTCAAGCCGGTCTTCCGCCCCGACGGGCGCGTGACCGCGGGCAACTGCTGCCCGCTCAACGACGGCGCCGCCGCCCTCGTCGTCATGTCCGACGCGAAGGCGCGTGAGCTGGGCCTGACCCCGCTCGCCCGGATCGTCTCCACCGGCGTCTCCGCCCTCTCCCCCGAGATCATGGGGTACGGCCCGGTCGAGGCCAGCAGGCGGGCGCTCGCCCACGCCGGCCTCACCGTCGGCGACATCGACCTGGTCGAGATCAACGAGGCGTTCGCCGCCCAGGTGATCCCCTCCTACAAGGACCTGGGCATCCCGCTCGACAAGGTGAACGTCAACGGCGGCGCCATCGCCGTCGGCCATCCCTTCGGCATGACCGGCGCCCGCATCACCACGACGCTGATCAACAGCCTCCAGTACCACGACAAGCAGTTCGGTCTGGAGACCATGTGCATCGGCGGTGGTCAGGGCATGGCCATGGTGATCGAGCGGCTCTCCTGA
- a CDS encoding cystathionine beta-synthase: MRIHDSMISLVGNTPLVKLNSVTAGIQATVLAKVEYFNPGGSVKDRIALRMIEAAERSGELVPGGTIVEPTSGNTGVGLAIVAQRKGYKCVFVCPDKVSTDKINVLRAYGAEVVVCPTAVDPEHPDSYYNVSDRLVREIPGAWKPDQYSNPNNPRSHYETTGPELWEQTDGRITHFVAGVGTGGTVSGTGRYLKEVSDGRVRVVGADPEGSVYSGGSGRPYLVEGVGEDFWPSAYDRTVTDEIVAVSDKDSFQMTRRLAKEEGLLVGGSCGMAVVAALRVAEGLGPDDVVVVLLPDSGRGYLSKIFNDEWMADYGFLEDAGPSARVGDVLRHKEGDIPKLVHMHPEETVGEAIEVLREYGVSQMPIVKPGAGHPDVMAAEVVGSVVERELLEALFTQRASLGDPLEKHMSAPLPQVGSGEPVEDLMAVLGRADAAIVLVEGKPTGVVSRQDLLAFLARDGR; the protein is encoded by the coding sequence GTGCGAATCCACGACTCGATGATCAGCCTCGTCGGCAACACCCCGCTGGTGAAGCTCAACAGCGTGACCGCGGGCATCCAGGCCACGGTCCTGGCCAAGGTCGAGTACTTCAACCCCGGCGGTTCGGTGAAGGACCGCATCGCCCTGCGCATGATCGAGGCCGCGGAGAGGAGCGGCGAGCTCGTGCCCGGCGGCACCATCGTCGAGCCGACGTCCGGCAACACCGGCGTGGGACTGGCGATCGTGGCCCAGCGGAAGGGCTACAAGTGCGTCTTCGTCTGCCCGGACAAGGTGTCCACGGACAAGATCAACGTGCTGCGGGCGTACGGCGCCGAGGTCGTCGTCTGCCCCACGGCGGTCGACCCGGAGCACCCGGACTCGTACTACAACGTCTCCGACCGCCTCGTACGCGAGATCCCCGGCGCCTGGAAGCCGGACCAGTACTCGAACCCGAACAACCCGCGCTCGCACTACGAGACGACCGGCCCGGAGCTGTGGGAGCAGACGGACGGGCGGATCACCCACTTCGTCGCCGGCGTGGGCACGGGCGGCACCGTCTCCGGCACCGGCCGCTACCTCAAGGAGGTCAGCGACGGGAGGGTCAGGGTCGTCGGCGCCGACCCGGAGGGCTCGGTCTACTCGGGCGGTTCCGGCCGCCCGTACCTGGTGGAGGGCGTCGGCGAGGACTTCTGGCCGTCCGCCTACGACCGGACGGTGACGGACGAGATCGTCGCCGTCTCCGACAAGGACTCCTTCCAGATGACCCGCCGCCTCGCCAAGGAGGAGGGCCTCCTCGTCGGCGGCTCCTGCGGCATGGCCGTCGTCGCGGCGCTGCGCGTCGCCGAGGGGCTCGGCCCGGACGACGTGGTCGTCGTCCTGCTGCCGGACAGCGGCCGCGGTTACCTCTCCAAGATCTTCAACGACGAGTGGATGGCGGACTACGGCTTCCTGGAGGACGCCGGCCCGTCCGCGCGCGTCGGGGACGTGCTCCGCCACAAGGAGGGCGACATCCCGAAGCTGGTGCACATGCACCCGGAGGAGACGGTCGGCGAGGCGATCGAGGTGCTCCGCGAGTACGGCGTGTCGCAGATGCCCATCGTCAAGCCGGGCGCCGGCCACCCGGACGTGATGGCCGCCGAGGTCGTCGGCTCGGTCGTCGAGCGGGAGCTGCTGGAGGCGCTGTTCACCCAGCGCGCCTCCCTCGGCGACCCGCTGGAGAAGCACATGAGCGCCCCGCTCCCGCAGGTCGGTTCCGGCGAGCCGGTCGAGGACCTGATGGCCGTGCTGGGCCGGGCGGACGCGGCGATCGTGCTGGTCGAGGGCAAGCCGACCGGTGTGGTCAGCCGCCAGGACCTGCTGGCGTTCCTGGCCCGCGACGGCAGGTGA
- a CDS encoding Bax inhibitor-1/YccA family protein, whose protein sequence is MRSSNPVFSRRGFSRDNGYAGFNAQQQAGGPAAGTNPYATNPYATDPYGQPDAQHGAPPQAPARAGAMTIDDVVSRTAITLGTVFVTATLAWFLLPVDPANLGRSYGIGIGAALVAFVLAMVQSFKRKASPALILGYAAFEGVFLGVISSAVSTYVTAGAVPQAVLGTMAVFAGVLIAYKMRWIRVTRRFYGFVMAAAVGFVLLMAVNMLFSLFGGGDGLGFRSGGLGIVFGIIGIVLGACFLALDFKQVEDGIAYGAPREESWLAAFGLTLTLVWIYLEFLRLVQILSGDD, encoded by the coding sequence ATGAGGAGCAGCAACCCGGTCTTCTCGCGACGGGGGTTCAGCCGCGACAACGGCTACGCGGGCTTCAACGCGCAGCAGCAGGCCGGGGGCCCCGCCGCTGGAACCAACCCGTACGCGACGAACCCGTACGCGACCGACCCCTACGGGCAGCCTGACGCCCAGCACGGCGCCCCGCCGCAGGCCCCGGCCCGCGCGGGGGCCATGACCATCGACGACGTGGTGTCCCGCACGGCCATCACGCTCGGCACGGTGTTCGTCACCGCGACGCTCGCCTGGTTCCTGCTGCCGGTCGACCCCGCCAACCTCGGCAGGTCCTACGGCATCGGCATCGGCGCGGCCCTGGTGGCCTTCGTCCTGGCGATGGTGCAGTCCTTCAAGCGCAAGGCGTCGCCCGCCCTGATCCTGGGGTACGCGGCCTTCGAGGGCGTCTTCCTCGGCGTCATCTCCAGCGCCGTCTCGACGTACGTCACGGCGGGCGCCGTCCCGCAGGCGGTGCTCGGCACGATGGCGGTCTTCGCCGGTGTGCTCATCGCGTACAAGATGCGCTGGATCCGCGTCACCCGCCGCTTCTACGGCTTCGTGATGGCGGCCGCGGTCGGCTTCGTCCTGCTGATGGCGGTGAACATGCTGTTCTCGCTGTTCGGCGGCGGTGACGGCCTGGGCTTCCGCAGCGGTGGCCTCGGCATCGTGTTCGGCATCATCGGCATCGTCCTCGGCGCCTGCTTCCTGGCGCTGGACTTCAAGCAGGTCGAGGACGGCATCGCCTACGGCGCTCCGCGCGAGGAGTCGTGGCTGGCGGCCTTCGGCCTCACCCTGACCCTGGTCTGGATCTACCTGGAGTTCCTGCGGCTGGTGCAGATCCTCAGCGGCGACGACTGA
- a CDS encoding ABC transporter ATP-binding protein, giving the protein MPTPTTARRATAVAARATDLSKVYGQDETRVVALDRVTVEFPQGEFTAIMGPSGSGKSTLMHCVAGLDTFSSGSVRVGDTELGALKDKQLTQLRRDKIGFIFQAFNLLPTLTALENITLPMDIAGRRPDKQWLDRVIDMVGLSARLGHRPAQLSGGQQQRVAVARALASRPEIVFGDEPTGNLDSRSSAEVLGFLRNSVRELGQTVVMVTHDPGAASYADRVIFLADGRIVDEMIAPTADGVLDRMKEFDAKGRTS; this is encoded by the coding sequence ATCCCCACCCCGACGACCGCACGCCGCGCCACCGCGGTGGCCGCCCGCGCCACGGACCTCTCCAAGGTCTACGGGCAGGACGAGACCCGGGTGGTCGCCCTCGACCGGGTGACCGTGGAGTTCCCGCAGGGCGAGTTCACCGCGATCATGGGCCCGTCCGGTTCCGGCAAGTCCACCCTGATGCACTGCGTGGCCGGCCTGGACACCTTCTCCAGCGGATCGGTCCGCGTCGGCGACACGGAGCTGGGCGCCCTCAAGGACAAGCAGCTCACGCAGTTGCGCCGGGACAAGATCGGCTTCATCTTCCAGGCCTTCAACCTGCTTCCCACGCTCACCGCGCTGGAGAACATCACGCTCCCCATGGACATCGCGGGCCGCAGGCCGGACAAGCAGTGGCTGGACCGGGTCATCGACATGGTCGGCCTGTCCGCGCGGCTCGGCCACCGCCCGGCGCAGCTCTCCGGCGGCCAGCAGCAGCGCGTCGCCGTCGCCCGCGCCCTGGCCTCCCGGCCGGAGATCGTCTTCGGCGACGAGCCCACCGGCAACCTCGACTCGCGCTCCAGCGCCGAGGTGCTGGGCTTCCTGCGGAACTCGGTACGGGAACTGGGGCAGACCGTCGTGATGGTCACCCACGACCCGGGTGCCGCCTCCTACGCCGACCGCGTGATCTTCCTGGCGGACGGCCGGATCGTCGACGAGATGATCGCGCCCACCGCCGACGGGGTGCTGGACCGCATGAAGGAGTTCGACGCCAAGGGCCGGACCAGCTGA
- a CDS encoding SGNH/GDSL hydrolase family protein — MSRARVARRIAAGAAYGGGGAGLLGVAAAGVLLAEMRLAKRSLGGGVAPLPPTADGLYGRGFDGNPLRLAMLGDSTAAGQGVRRVGQTPGALLASGLAQVAERPVELRNVALPGARSDDLERQTTLLLAHPERVPDACVIMIGANDVTHRVPLTQSVRHLSGAVRRLRAAGAEVVVGTCPDLGTIEPVYQPLRWLARRLSRQLAAAQTIAVVQRGGRTVSLGDLLGPEFAANPREMFGADNYHPSAEGYATAAMAVLPTVCAALGVWPGPERPEANRGEGVLPVAVAAAEAAEEAGTEVAGARAPWALLRHRRRRRLTECAAPERPAEGDPV, encoded by the coding sequence ATGTCGAGGGCGAGGGTGGCACGGCGGATCGCCGCGGGCGCGGCGTACGGGGGCGGGGGCGCCGGTCTGCTGGGGGTGGCCGCGGCAGGGGTGCTGCTGGCCGAGATGCGGCTGGCGAAGCGGTCCCTGGGCGGTGGCGTCGCGCCGCTGCCGCCGACGGCGGACGGGCTGTACGGGCGCGGCTTCGACGGGAATCCGCTGCGGCTCGCCATGCTGGGCGACTCCACGGCCGCGGGCCAGGGCGTGCGGCGCGTCGGCCAGACCCCGGGCGCGCTGCTCGCCTCCGGGCTCGCCCAGGTGGCCGAGCGGCCCGTGGAACTGCGGAACGTCGCGCTGCCCGGCGCCCGCTCCGACGACCTGGAGCGGCAGACCACCCTGCTGCTGGCGCACCCGGAGCGGGTCCCGGACGCCTGCGTGATCATGATCGGCGCGAACGACGTCACCCACCGGGTGCCGCTCACGCAGTCCGTGCGGCACCTGTCGGGGGCGGTGCGGCGGCTGCGCGCCGCGGGCGCCGAGGTGGTCGTCGGCACCTGCCCCGACCTGGGCACCATCGAGCCGGTGTACCAGCCGCTGCGCTGGCTGGCGCGGCGGCTTTCGCGGCAGCTGGCGGCGGCGCAGACGATCGCGGTGGTGCAGCGGGGCGGCCGGACCGTGTCGCTGGGCGATCTGCTGGGTCCGGAGTTCGCGGCGAACCCGCGGGAGATGTTCGGCGCCGACAACTACCACCCGTCGGCGGAGGGGTACGCGACGGCGGCGATGGCGGTCCTGCCGACGGTGTGCGCGGCCCTGGGCGTGTGGCCCGGCCCGGAGCGGCCGGAGGCGAACCGGGGGGAGGGGGTGCTGCCGGTGGCCGTGGCGGCGGCGGAGGCGGCGGAGGAGGCCGGTACGGAGGTCGCGGGCGCCCGCGCGCCGTGGGCCCTGCTCAGGCACCGCCGCCGGCGGCGCCTCACGGAGTGCGCTGCCCCGGAGCGTCCCGCCGAGGGCGACCCGGTGTGA
- a CDS encoding type II toxin-antitoxin system RelE/ParE family toxin translates to MKYAFRFTTAAQRQIRAIGRPEAMRILTALTALGDDPYREDADIKKLAGPSDLYRLRVGNYRVAYQINDGELVVLVVKVGDRRDVYRNL, encoded by the coding sequence GTGAAGTACGCGTTCCGGTTCACCACGGCAGCACAGCGGCAGATCCGGGCCATCGGCCGACCCGAAGCCATGCGCATCCTGACCGCACTGACCGCTCTCGGCGACGATCCGTACCGTGAGGACGCCGACATCAAGAAACTCGCCGGCCCCTCGGATCTCTACCGGCTCCGGGTCGGCAACTACCGGGTCGCGTACCAGATCAACGACGGCGAACTCGTCGTCCTCGTCGTCAAGGTGGGCGACCGGCGGGACGTCTACCGCAACCTGTAG
- a CDS encoding Ppx/GppA phosphatase family protein has translation MTRVAAVDCGTNSIRLLVADVDPDTGTLVDLDRRMTVVRLGQGVDRTGRLAPEALERTFAACREYAAVIRELGAERVRFVATSASRDAENRDDFVRGVLDVLGVEPEVVTGAREAEFSFVGATRELAGNDEYLVVDIGGGSTEFVVGAGHVEAARSVDIGCVRLTERHVRHDPPAEDEVAAIRADVRAAIALAEETVPVRGARTLVGLAGSVTTVAAIALGLREYDSAVIHRSRIPYERVAEVTARLLAMTHDERAAIPVMHPGRVDVIVSGALVLREIMEYVGASEVVVSEHDILDGIAFHTALDAR, from the coding sequence GTGACCCGGGTGGCGGCCGTCGACTGCGGCACGAACTCCATCCGCCTCCTCGTGGCGGACGTCGACCCCGACACGGGTACCCTCGTCGACCTGGACCGGCGGATGACCGTCGTCCGCCTCGGCCAGGGCGTGGACCGCACGGGCCGGCTGGCCCCGGAGGCGCTGGAGCGGACGTTCGCGGCGTGCCGCGAGTACGCGGCCGTCATCCGGGAGCTGGGCGCCGAGAGGGTCCGCTTCGTGGCGACCTCCGCGTCCCGCGACGCCGAGAACCGCGACGACTTCGTGCGGGGCGTCCTGGACGTCCTGGGCGTCGAGCCGGAGGTCGTCACCGGCGCCCGGGAGGCCGAGTTCTCCTTCGTCGGGGCGACGAGGGAGCTGGCCGGGAACGACGAGTACCTGGTCGTGGACATCGGCGGCGGCTCGACGGAGTTCGTCGTCGGCGCCGGGCACGTCGAAGCGGCCCGGTCGGTGGACATCGGCTGCGTACGCCTGACGGAGCGCCACGTCCGCCACGACCCGCCCGCCGAGGACGAGGTCGCCGCGATCCGCGCCGACGTGCGCGCCGCGATCGCCCTGGCGGAGGAGACCGTCCCGGTCCGCGGGGCGCGCACCCTCGTGGGCCTCGCCGGCTCCGTCACCACGGTCGCCGCGATCGCCCTGGGCCTGCGGGAGTACGACTCGGCGGTGATCCACCGCTCCCGCATCCCCTACGAGCGGGTCGCCGAGGTCACCGCCCGGCTGCTGGCGATGACCCACGACGAACGCGCCGCGATCCCCGTCATGCATCCGGGCCGGGTCGACGTCATCGTCTCCGGCGCCCTGGTCCTGCGCGAGATCATGGAGTACGTCGGCGCCTCCGAGGTCGTGGTGAGCGAACACGACATCCTGGACGGGATCGCGTTCCATACGGCACTCGACGCGCGGTAG
- a CDS encoding NAD(P)/FAD-dependent oxidoreductase, which yields MSTTERPRILVVGGGYVGLYAARRILKKMRYGEATVTVVDPRSYMTYQPFLPEAAAGSISPRHVVVPLRRVLPKAEVLTGRVTTIDQERKVATVAPLVGEAYELPFDYLVIALGAVSRTFPIPGLAEQGIGMKGIEEAIGLRNHVLEQLDKADSTTDEEVRRKALTFVFVGGGFAGAETIGEVEDMVRDAARYYRNVSREDMRFILVDAADKILPEVGPKLGKYGKEHLEARGVEVYLSTSMDSCVDGHVVLKNGLEVDSNTIVWTAGVKPNPALARFGLPLGPRGHVDCQPTLQVTGTDYIWAAGDNAQVPDLVGRKAGNENAWCPPNAQHALRQARVLGDNVLSGMRGFPQKEYSHANKGAVAGLGLHKGVAMIVMGKVKIKLKGRLAWYMHRGYHGMAMPTWNRKIRVFADWTLAMFLKREVVSLGAIESPREEFYEAAKPAPAPAAAQQEKAKAS from the coding sequence ATGAGCACCACGGAGCGTCCCAGGATCCTCGTTGTAGGCGGTGGGTACGTAGGCCTGTACGCAGCTCGGCGCATTCTCAAGAAGATGCGTTACGGCGAGGCGACCGTCACGGTCGTCGACCCGCGCTCGTACATGACGTACCAGCCCTTCCTTCCCGAAGCCGCCGCCGGCAGCATCTCGCCGCGGCACGTCGTCGTCCCGCTGCGACGCGTGCTGCCCAAGGCCGAGGTCCTGACCGGCCGGGTCACCACCATCGACCAGGAGCGCAAGGTCGCCACCGTCGCGCCCCTGGTGGGCGAGGCGTACGAGCTGCCGTTCGACTACCTGGTGATCGCGCTCGGCGCGGTCTCCCGCACCTTCCCGATCCCCGGCCTCGCCGAGCAGGGCATCGGCATGAAGGGCATCGAGGAGGCCATCGGCCTGCGCAACCACGTGCTCGAGCAGCTGGACAAGGCCGACTCGACCACCGACGAGGAGGTCCGCCGCAAGGCGCTGACCTTCGTCTTCGTCGGCGGCGGCTTCGCCGGCGCCGAGACGATCGGCGAGGTCGAGGACATGGTCCGCGACGCCGCCAGGTACTACCGGAACGTGTCCCGCGAGGACATGCGCTTCATCCTGGTCGACGCCGCGGACAAGATCCTCCCCGAGGTCGGCCCGAAGCTCGGCAAGTACGGCAAGGAGCACCTCGAGGCCCGCGGCGTCGAGGTCTACCTGAGCACGTCCATGGACTCCTGCGTCGACGGCCACGTGGTGCTGAAGAACGGCCTCGAAGTCGACTCCAACACGATCGTGTGGACCGCCGGCGTGAAGCCGAACCCGGCGCTGGCCCGCTTCGGCCTGCCGCTCGGTCCCCGCGGCCACGTCGACTGCCAGCCGACGCTCCAGGTCACGGGCACCGACTACATCTGGGCCGCGGGCGACAACGCCCAGGTCCCGGACCTCGTGGGCCGCAAGGCCGGCAACGAGAACGCCTGGTGCCCGCCCAACGCCCAGCACGCGCTGCGCCAGGCCAGGGTGCTCGGCGACAACGTCCTCTCCGGCATGCGGGGCTTCCCGCAGAAGGAGTACAGCCACGCCAACAAGGGCGCGGTCGCGGGCCTCGGCCTGCACAAGGGCGTCGCGATGATCGTCATGGGCAAGGTGAAGATCAAGCTCAAGGGCCGTCTCGCCTGGTACATGCACCGCGGTTACCACGGCATGGCCATGCCGACCTGGAACCGGAAGATCCGCGTCTTCGCGGACTGGACGCTCGCGATGTTCCTCAAGCGCGAGGTCGTCTCGCTCGGCGCCATCGAGTCGCCGCGCGAGGAGTTCTACGAGGCGGCCAAGCCGGCTCCGGCGCCCGCCGCCGCCCAGCAGGAGAAGGCCAAGGCCTCCTGA
- a CDS encoding type II toxin-antitoxin system prevent-host-death family antitoxin produces MAKNTATVRDARAHLAEHINQAEEGVPTVITRNGSPVAAVVPIADFEALEDAADVLLAREAEAVLAGGEPTVSMAELLADLFSERSEDAA; encoded by the coding sequence ATGGCCAAGAACACCGCGACCGTGAGGGACGCACGCGCACACCTCGCAGAACACATCAACCAGGCCGAGGAAGGAGTTCCGACCGTCATCACACGCAACGGTTCCCCGGTTGCCGCAGTCGTGCCGATCGCGGACTTCGAGGCGTTGGAAGACGCGGCCGACGTGCTGCTGGCCCGCGAAGCGGAAGCAGTTCTGGCCGGTGGTGAGCCCACCGTCTCGATGGCCGAGCTGCTGGCGGACCTGTTCAGCGAGCGGAGTGAAGACGCCGCGTGA